The Hymenobacter swuensis DY53 genome includes the window ATGCCGGCCCCGATGTAGCGTTGTGTGACGGGAAACAGGTGACTATCGGCACCACAGCCCTCGTGGGCTACACGTACCAGTGGAGCCCGGCCGTCAACCTGAGCAGCAGCAACGCCGCCCGCCCGGTTTTCACGGCCCGTAATGTCACTCAGTCGCCGATTACGCTGACCTACGTGGTGACGGCCACTACCAGCCTGGGCTGTGCCTCCCGCGACACAGTACGCCTCACCGTGAACCCACGGCCGCTGCCCGACAGCATCCAGGGCTCCGTATCGGTATGCCCCACGGTGCAGGGCGTGGCCTACAGCATCCGCAACCCGCGCAACACGGCGTACCAGTGGCAGGTAACGGGCGGTACCATTGCCAGCGGCCAGGGTACTCCCAGCATTACCGTCAACTGGGGCGGGGCCACGGCGGCGGCGTCCGTAAAGGCGTTCCAGCTGAACACCTTCGGCTGCTCATCGGATACTGTTACGCTGCCCGTGCGCGTGAATCAGCAGCTGGCTACGCAGCGGCCTACCGGCCCGGTGCAGGTATGCATCAACGCCGGCCCGTTTACCTACCAGACGCAGTATACCAACGGCTCCGTATATGCCTGGCAGCTTGTGGGAGGCACGCAGGTGAGCACCAACCAAGCCTCCGTACAAGTGAACTGGACGCGTACCGGCCTCGTGAAGCTGGTGGTAACCGAATCGAGCAACCCGGCCGGCGGCATCTGCCGGGGCACCAGTGACACGCTGTACGTAAACGTGCTGCCCGCGCCAGCCACCAACCTGGCTATCAGTGGGCCGAGCCGCGTGTGTGCCGGCTCCGGCAACCTCACGTTTGCCCTGCCCGGCGCAGCCAACTCCACTTACGCCTTCACCTTCAACGGCACCACCGTCACGGGTACCGGCAACACGCTTACGCTGCCCGTACCGGCCGCCAGCGCCACGCCCTACACCGTTACCATCCGCGAAACCAACGCCAGCGGCTGCGTGGGTCAGCCCTACACCAAAACCTTCCTGGTAGTACCGCCGCTGGCCATTACCGGCCCAGCCAGCTACTGCCCCGAGTCGCGCACCGGTCTCAGCTTCTCCACTGCGGCCCTCACGGGTGGCCAATATCAGTGGACGCTTACGGGCGGCACCATTACCAGCGGCCAGGGCAGCGGCACCGTGACTATTGATGTACCGGCCGGCACCACCAACGCCGTGCTGAGCGTGACAGAAACCACCAGCCAGAGTTGCGCCGCCACGTTCACCATTCGCCCCGACAACGCGTCCGTGGCCCTGAACACCGCCTCCGTGGATGCCGCTGCCAGTGACCGAAGCATTACCCTGGCACTGCAGATTCCCAACAACACAGGCAATACCAACCGCGTGCAGATTCTGCGACGCGACGCGGGCAGCACTGGGGCCTACACCACGGTGGGCAATGTGGCCAATACGGCTACCACTTTCACCGATAACGCGGTGGATGCCGACAGCAAGGCCTACCAGTATCAGATCAACCTGACCAACGCCTGCGGTACTGTGCTCAGTAGCCAGCAGCATACCACCATCCTCACCAAAGCCACCGCCACCCAAAGCACCGGCGGCCGTAACGTGGGCAACGTAATGGTCAACTGGTCGGCTTATCAAGGGTTCCCAGTGAAGGAATACCGCGTAAGCCGGGTAGCCGACAACGGCACCGCCGAGCTAGTTGCTACCGTGGCAGCTTCCGCCCTGAGCCTGGAACTACCCAGCAGCACGGCCGGCTTCAACCAGTGTTTCCGGGTGCAGGCTGTCAGCACTGATGCCGTGGCGCGTACGTCGGCCTCCAACGATGCCTGCGTGGCCTTCGAGAACAAGCTGGGCTTCTACAACATCATCACCCCGAACGGCGACGGGAAGAACGACGTGCTGGTGATTGATAACGTGGCCCTTTACCCGCGCAACACGCTCACCATCTTCTCGCGCTGGGGCAAGCAGGTGTACGAAACCCGCAACTACCGCAACGACTTCGGCGGCCAGGAGCAGGGCGCAGGCATGTACTACTACCTGTTCAAGCTCGAGGACGGCACCAGCTACAAAGGCTGGTTTGAAATTGCCCGCTAAGGCGTATTGGTTCGTGGAAAAGCGTCGTTCAGTTCTAAGCTGAACGACGCTTTTGTGTATACTCCAGGCATTTTCCATATGCGGCTATTCTATCTGATTACCCTCCTGGCGTTTCCTGCGTTGGCTCGTGCCCAGGCCCGCCTCAACCTCAATTTTGAGCCGGCCGCCAACCGCCAGCAGCCCCTGCTGCTGTGGCACACCCGCCTCGCTCCTGATCTGCTGGTTCGCCTTGATACGCTCCTGCCTGCCGCCCACGGCCGGGGCAGTCTGCTGCTCGACGCCAGTCGGGCCGAGGAACCGGTGGGCGGGGCCGTGTACACGCTCATCACCCCCATCGACTCCCTACGCGGCCAGACGGTGACCATCAGCGCCCAGCTGCGCACCTCCGATTTTCAGGGCAAAGCCTTCCTTTACGCCTACGCTCAGTCGGGCACTGCGGACGGCAACCTGGCCGGCAACGACGACTTCAACACCCCGCCGGCTCCCGTTACCAGCAACTGGCAGCGCGTACAGATCCGGCTGCCCGTGCCCGCTGCCGCCACCCAGCTGCTGGTGGGTCTGCGCCTACTGGGCCAAGGCCGCGTCTGGCTTGATGATGTTCGGGTGGAATCTGGTAGCGGGCAGCGGCTGTATGCTGATGCCCTGCTGCCCGGCACCGAGCCGCTGCTGCTGACGGCCGTCGCCCGCAAAGCCAACCTGGATTTTGAACGCCCGCTGCCTCCCCTGCCCGACCCGCGCTACCGTGCCACTCCCGATTCCGTGACACCGGCCCAGCACGGCCACCGCAGTCTGCGGCTGCAGGCCGTGGCCGGGACGCCAACGGCTTACCTCGGTCAGGTACCGCTCGATTCCATGATGCGCGGTAAAACGCTGGTTGTGCAAGGGTATGTGCGACGCAGCTCAGCTACAGGCCCAGCCCCCGGCTTTGTGGCCACGCTGCTGGCTGAGAAAACGCGGGGCACCACCCGGCAGGCCGCTCGGACCTTGCTGCCGGAGTTGCCCCTGAACCTGCCTGCCGCCCCCGGCCCCGACTGGCTTCCTTTCGAGGTTGCGCTACCCATCACCCACAACGTCTTTTTCACTCACCTCACGCTGGGCCTGCGGCTCCCGGGGCCGGCACCCGTGTGGGTGGACAACCTGCGCCTGCTGGTAGATGGCCGCCCCTACGTCCCACCCGCCGACCCGACCAGTGCCGCCCTGCCCACCCCGGCCGAGCTGGCCTGGCTGAAGAAAGCCGCTCGCCCCCTACGGACGCTGCTGCCCGACGGCGGCGACTTTACCGACCTGGCTCCGTTTGGCTCTCTAGTAGGCACCAGCCAGGTTATCGGGTTGGGCGAGGTTGGGTACGGGTCGCGCGAAACGGC containing:
- a CDS encoding erythromycin esterase family protein, whose protein sequence is MRLFYLITLLAFPALARAQARLNLNFEPAANRQQPLLLWHTRLAPDLLVRLDTLLPAAHGRGSLLLDASRAEEPVGGAVYTLITPIDSLRGQTVTISAQLRTSDFQGKAFLYAYAQSGTADGNLAGNDDFNTPPAPVTSNWQRVQIRLPVPAAATQLLVGLRLLGQGRVWLDDVRVESGSGQRLYADALLPGTEPLLLTAVARKANLDFERPLPPLPDPRYRATPDSVTPAQHGHRSLRLQAVAGTPTAYLGQVPLDSMMRGKTLVVQGYVRRSSATGPAPGFVATLLAEKTRGTTRQAARTLLPELPLNLPAAPGPDWLPFEVALPITHNVFFTHLTLGLRLPGPAPVWVDNLRLLVDGRPYVPPADPTSAALPTPAELAWLKKAARPLRTLLPDGGDFTDLAPFGSLVGTSQVIGLGEVGYGSRETAQIRHRLLRYLIETKGVRTLALETDLTACLALNNYLRTGQGNLPQLLQRLGSYNSAQTLALMQWLRTYNERADTKVQVWDVLSGQPAEAIAWLRERLPKRTGTLSSQLTLLEKQLRELPAAELRLNPFTQPGPPDARLLAVRATLRELRAALDENSRLSARSDLLLTEVALQRQLFQVLEQYVTLQTLDPELTPAYQAAAIAENTYWVHSQPEGGRLVILAHNNVLATTGGTGQRLRAAYGPGYLAVGQLLGAGSLRTNDAAAGPFRSAPVAAPEPGSYEYYFRAAGLKPALLPLRPVPLTPATQWLYQNLLLRDVGHTPLPNSFLRHDLRREFDAVLFLPVTTPLQPIP